One window of Nicotiana tomentosiformis chromosome 11, ASM39032v3, whole genome shotgun sequence genomic DNA carries:
- the LOC104119412 gene encoding helicase protein MOM1-like isoform X3, with amino-acid sequence MANDATSGRKNKDNASNNSENKLVGKGSSSRGSGNTDGSTRSSVLETSSKQKALSPASTRKSERLEMRTPSTPPAKRKSVRLEQQNNPTPLKRSERCSSTSRSRYLGRESNSSITKKEENREKTAKKLTTEFENVSTSKKNAAASVGLKRKRLDGRTYKLLFKKQYKGGTASDHCEDDGIDGEHGSKSPSSLLREEDLVAPEERGILFNEQKSLHIHLKAEIAKLFGVIKVSEVIKHTAEKFLEYIMENHRVSKEPETILQAFQISLSWIAASIAKQKIDKDDIFLLVKQQLQFRCTKEEANNVYLKLRSLKKIFLQRLDQNAPRYPISSVKSVKEEPYKGSMSQTVVSTLLNVKTDIKDRLLDKGFSGEGSVIPKEKLMDSQREKVFKKVQCRLDRQISMLGQKQLEKIEEFHRIWEKKKEELEKEYRMEIAVLRSIHGQTAATKDRQKALETEFARKMEEHKCLKDKQLKELEANFSAMRNEEMHNSHYAVDELHLLGSDSGDGMRCSEESLNVSDSNPKTVTPVCGQHVELQCPDNVVSGMHGDVTASDAPASSQDECHVLPVLSTNVFEASVSEEQAEITTTGRALVAAIEQSNEAGNSGGSGEEIACKVPLLSKEHTGEVASDERSRDCSLEISEAPLNKVVEHDQISEINNINQELGTENNIPENNSDSLTVDGNQRDEISFVDGNQLTPEESPADLPCLEAVPSSDNACSLRQNSVHLDECSRSSGDNGSHDNNVLLSGNQIGIQTELISGRTINNTSEAMLADSCEQHRTVGADVPIATHHTHRESASQTHVERNFIPIPGSSPHAAEPLHQAVSPAGENLVPRASVVSNISVTCNQSILPAVSRVHPQSITDLRASSQNTETAFQLVHSSAELSSQAVSQHNVNVAFFQGSNNMPVHPAHQMATWNSALPFHSDPLHIIWERAHKEREQVTKGHEDMKLHLRAECEKEIEVVAASIRKKYDLKLQEAEAAYLLKKNELDMNQKIVLMNKALANAFRFKCIDLEVTGRPVMQEVVPPAYMQHQVWWQHSLRSSPMTGSSSASEQASALACLRSSPISGLSSARLPVGGQPTPVPYLPVADYSIHSGGTSRPTLRSPPAADQQTAAFSHSTAFPTGIVTRPPLISIISPSRGNPRLGGDIRAPAPHLQPFRVPTSTLVSSSSTLPNGVQGHPRPVKVAASSCSHPQLSSLRSTSVPLQVLHHEIQPPIVPQLAVNLSNSGSTSLDHGLGGMPAIQNAYLSARELLLDMENQSRANRPNFMLPLSDIGCNIDSVDLSDFHSLGSVQGGSSSAGKATNQVPVRKSQKLWRSRKITDKIAVLQKLVSPRAKADAAASVLHEAYNSIKALQDQIQNLCNMESTSHNSDSLFHAQQGGTN; translated from the exons ATGGCTAATGATGCTACATCTGGGAGAAAAAATAAGGACAATGCGAGTAATAACTCAGAGAACAAACTGGTTGGTAAAGGATCATCAAGTCGTGGTTCTGGAAATACAGATGGATCCACAAGAAGCTCAGTTCTGGAAACCTCATCGAAACAAAAGGCTTTAAGCCCTGCAAGTACAAGGAAGTCTGAGCGCCTAGAGATGCGAACACCATCTACTCCTCCTGCTAAGAGGAAATCTGTGAGACTTGAACAACAGAATAATCCGACACCCTTAAAAAGGTCTGAGAGGTGCTCTTCTACATCAAGATCAAGGTACTTAGGGAGAGAATCCAATTCGTCTATTACAAAGAAGGAGGAGAACCGAGAGAAGACTGCGAAGAAGCTGACAACAGAATTTGAAAATGTTAGCACTAGCAAGAAAAATGCTGCAGCATCTGTTGGCTTAAAAAGGAAGAGACTGGATGGCAGAACTTACAAATTATTATTCAAAAAGCAATATAAAGGAGGTACTGCATCGG ATCATTGTGAAGATGATGGTATTGATGGGGAGCATGGTTCTAAATCTCCATCTAGTTTGTTGCGTGAGGAAGACCTGGTTGCGCCTGAAGAAAGAGGAATCCTGTTCAATGAGCAGAAGAGCCTCCATATCCATCTAAAAGCTGAGATTGCAAAACTTTTTGGAGTGATAAAAGTTTCG GAAGTCATCAAGCATACTGCAGAAAAATTTCTGGAATATATTATGGAGAATCATCGTGTTAGTAAGGAACCTGAAACAATTTTGCAGGCTTTCCAGATATCTCTG TCTTGGATTGCAGCTTCAATCGCGAAGCAAAAGATTGACAAAGACGATATATTCTTGCTCGTAAAACAACAGTTACAGTTTAGATGCACTAAAGAAGAGGCAAACAATGTCTATCTGAAGCTGCGTTCCTTAAAGAAGATATTTTTGCAGAGATTGGATCAGAATGCTCCAAGATATCCTATATCATCAGTGAAATCTGTTAAAGAAGAGCCATACAAGGGAAGCATGTCGCAAACAGTAGTATCTACCCTACTGAATGTGAAAACCGATATCAAAGACAGGTTACTAGATAAAGGGTTCAGTGGTGAAGGCAGTGTAATTCCTAAGGAAAAACTTATGGATAGTCAAAGGGAAAAGGTCTTTAAGAAGGTTCAGTGCAGACTTGACAGGCAAATATCCATGCTGGGACAAAAGCAACTAGAAAAAATTGAGGAGTTCCATAGAATCTgggagaagaaaaaggaagagcTAGAGAAGGAGTACAGAATGGAGATAGCTGTTCTTCGCTCTATACATGGTCAGACTGCAGCAACTAAGGATAGACAAAAAGCATTAGAAACTGAGTTTGCAAGGAAAATGGAAGAGCACAAATGCCTTAAGGACAAGCAACTCAAAGAGCTTGAGGCTAATTTCTCTGCTATGAGGAATGAGGAGATGCATAATTCCCATTATGCGGTTGATGAGCTCCATTTGCTTGGATCTGATTCTGGGGACGGCATGAGGTGCTCCGAGGAAAGTTTAAATGTCTCTGACAGTAATCCCAAGACTGTTACCCCTGTATGTGGACAGCATGTTGAGTTACAGTGTCCGGACAATGTTGTCTCTGGCATGCATGGTGACGTGACAGCATCTGATGCACCTGCATCTTCTCAAGACGAGTGCCATGTTCTTCCTGTTCTATCTACTAATGTCTTCGAAGCTTCAGTTTCAGAAGAGCAAGCTGAGATCACCACCACGGGGAGAGCATTGGTTGCTGCAATTGAGCAGTCCAATGAAGCAGGTAATTCAGGTGGCAGTGGAGAGGAAATTGCTTGTAAGGTTCCTCTACTTTCCAAAGAACATACTGGTGAAGTCGCATCAGACGAGCGAAGTCGAGACTGTTCACTGGAAATATCTGAAGCTCCTCTTAACAAAGTTGTGGAACATGATCAAATTTCTGAAATAAATAACATTAATCAAGAACTGGGTACAGAAAATAATATTCCGGAAAATAATTCTGATTCACTAACTGTTGATGGAAACCAGAGAGACGAAATTAGCTTCGTTGATGGAAACCAATTAACTCCAGAGGAATCGCCAGCAGACTTGCCTTGTTTAGAAGCAGTTCCTTCTTCCGATAATGCTTGTTCTTTGCGGCAAAATTCT GTACATTTGGATGAATGTTCCCGGTCTTCAGGAGATAATGGATCACATGATAACAATGTGCTACTTAGTGGAAACCAGATTGGAATACAAACTGAACTTATTTCTGGACGGACTATAAACAACACTTCTGAAGCAATGTTAGCTGACAGTTGTGAGCAACATCGTACAGTAGGTGCTGATGTTCCCATTGCCACTCACCATACTCACAGAGAGAGTGCATCTCAAACCCATGTTGAAAGAAACTTTATTCCAATCCCTGGATCCTCCCCCCATGCAGCAGAACCTTTACATCAAGCTGTTTCTCCAGCTGGGGAAAATCTGGTGCCTCGTGCATCTGTTGTCTCAAACATAAGTGTTACTTGCAATCAATCAATCTTACCAGCAGTCAGCAGAGTGCATCCTCAATCCATTACTGATCTTCGTGCATCTTCTCAGAATACTGAAACTGCGTTTCAATTGGTTCATAGTTCCGCTGAGCTTTCTAGTCAAGCAGTCTCTCAACATAACGTTAATGTTGCCTTTTTTCAAGGATCTAACAATATGCCAGTGCATCCTGCCCATCAGATGGCCACTTGGAATTCAGCTCTTCCTTTCCATTCTGATCCCCTTCATATCATATGGGAAAGGGCACATAAAGAAAGAGAACAAGTGACAAAAGGCCACGAGGATATG AAATTGCATCTGAGAGCTGAGTGCGAGAAGGAAATAGAGGTTGTTGCTGCATCAATTCGTAAGAAATATGATTTAAAGCTTCAGGAGGCTGAGGCAGCATATCTTTTGAAGAAGAATGAGCTTGATATGAATCAGAAAATAGTTCTCATGAATAAGGCTCTGGCTAATGCTTTCAGATTTAAATGCATAGATCTTGAAGTTACTGGGCGTCCAGTTATGCAGGAag TTGTGCCTCCTGCTTATATGCAGCATCAGGTATGGTGGCAGCATAGTTTGAGGTCTTCTCCTATGACTGGTTCATCTTCTGCCAGCGAGCAAGCTTCAGCCCTAGCTTGTTTAAGATCTTCCCCAATCAGTGGTTTGTCTTCAGCTCGCCTACCTGTGGGGGGCCAGCCGACTCCTGTCCCATATTTACCAGTTGCTGATTATTCAATACATTCTGGGGGAACCTCTCGGCCTACATTAAGATCTCCACCTGCAGCTGATCAGCAGACTGCTGCTTTTAGTCATTCAACAGCATTTCCTACAGGAATTGTAACCCGGCCGCCTCTCATTAGCATAATCAGCCCTTCCAGGGGTAATCCTCGATTAGGTGGCGATATTCGTGCTCCAGCCCCTCATCTTCAGCCTTTCAGGGTACCTACATCAACCCTTGTTAGCAGCTCATCGACCCTTCCAAACGGTGTGCAAGGTCATCCACGACCTGTTAAGGTGGCTGCATCATCATGTTCACATCCGCAACTTTCATCTCTACGATCAACATCAGTCCCATTGCAAGTTTTGCATCATGAAATACAGCCACCCATAGTGCCACAATTAGCTGTAAATCTTTCGAATTCTGGGAGTACATCATTGGACCATGGACTTGGAGGAATGCCTGCTATACAGAATGCATATCTCTCTGCACGGGAATTGCTTCTAGACATGGAGAATCAATCTCGTGCAAACAGGCCTAATTTTATGCTACCTTTATCAGATATTGGCTGTAACATTGATTCAGTAGACCTATCTGACTTTCATTCACTGGGCAGTGTACAGGGAGGTTCTTCCTCTGCTGGGAAAGCTACTAAT CAGGTGCCAGTGAGGAAAAGCCAGAAGCTCTGGAGAAGCCGGAAGATAACGGACAAGATTGCAGTGCTGCAAAAGCTAGTTTCTCCCCGTGCCAAG GCTGATGCAGCAGCTTCAGTCCTCCATGAGGCTTACAACTCTATCAAGGCTCTTCAAGATCAGATTCAG AACTTGTGTAATATGGAAAGCACTTCTCACAACAGTGATTCCCTTTTTCACGCGCAG CAGGGGGGAACAAATTGA
- the LOC104119412 gene encoding helicase protein MOM1-like isoform X4 gives MANDATSGRKNKDNASNNSENKLVGKGSSSRGSGNTDGSTRSSVLETSSKQKALSPASTRKSERLEMRTPSTPPAKRKSVRLEQQNNPTPLKRSERCSSTSRSRYLGRESNSSITKKEENREKTAKKLTTEFENVSTSKKNAAASVGLKRKRLDGRTYKLLFKKQYKGGTASDHCEDDGIDGEHGSKSPSSLLREEDLVAPEERGILFNEQKSLHIHLKAEIAKLFGVIKVSEVIKHTAEKFLEYIMENHRVSKEPETILQAFQISLSWIAASIAKQKIDKDDIFLLVKQQLQFRCTKEEANNVYLKLRSLKKIFLQRLDQNAPRYPISSVKSVKEEPYKGSMSQTVVSTLLNVKTDIKDRLLDKGFSGEGSVIPKEKLMDSQREKVFKKVQCRLDRQISMLGQKQLEKIEEFHRIWEKKKEELEKEYRMEIAVLRSIHGQTAATKDRQKALETEFARKMEEHKCLKDKQLKELEANFSAMRNEEMHNSHYAVDELHLLGSDSGDGMRCSEESLNVSDSNPKTVTPVCGQHVELQCPDNVVSGMHGDVTASDAPASSQDECHVLPVLSTNVFEASVSEEQAEITTTGRALVAAIEQSNEAGNSGGSGEEIACKVPLLSKEHTGEVASDERSRDCSLEISEAPLNKVVEHDQISEINNINQELGTENNIPENNSDSLTVDGNQRDEISFVDGNQLTPEESPADLPCLEAVPSSDNACSLRQNSVHLDECSRSSGDNGSHDNNVLLSGNQIGIQTELISGRTINNTSEAMLADSCEQHRTVGADVPIATHHTHRESASQTHVERNFIPIPGSSPHAAEPLHQAVSPAGENLVPRASVVSNISVTCNQSILPAVSRVHPQSITDLRASSQNTETAFQLVHSSAELSSQAVSQHNVNVAFFQGSNNMPVHPAHQMATWNSALPFHSDPLHIIWERAHKEREQVTKGHEDMKLHLRAECEKEIEVVAASIRKKYDLKLQEAEAAYLLKKNELDMNQKIVLMNKALANAFRFKCIDLEVTGRPVMQEVVPPAYMQHQVWWQHSLRSSPMTGSSSASEQASALACLRSSPISGLSSARLPVGGQPTPVPYLPVADYSIHSGGTSRPTLRSPPAADQQTAAFSHSTAFPTGIVTRPPLISIISPSRGNPRLGGDIRAPAPHLQPFRVPTSTLVSSSSTLPNGVQGHPRPVKVAASSCSHPQLSSLRSTSVPLQVLHHEIQPPIVPQLAVNLSNSGSTSLDHGLGGMPAIQNAYLSARELLLDMENQSRANRPNFMLPLSDIGCNIDSVDLSDFHSLGSVQGGSSSAGKATNQVPVRKSQKLWRSRKITDKIAVLQKLVSPRAKADAAASVLHEAYNSIKALQDQIQNLCNMESTSHNSDSLFHAQGGTN, from the exons ATGGCTAATGATGCTACATCTGGGAGAAAAAATAAGGACAATGCGAGTAATAACTCAGAGAACAAACTGGTTGGTAAAGGATCATCAAGTCGTGGTTCTGGAAATACAGATGGATCCACAAGAAGCTCAGTTCTGGAAACCTCATCGAAACAAAAGGCTTTAAGCCCTGCAAGTACAAGGAAGTCTGAGCGCCTAGAGATGCGAACACCATCTACTCCTCCTGCTAAGAGGAAATCTGTGAGACTTGAACAACAGAATAATCCGACACCCTTAAAAAGGTCTGAGAGGTGCTCTTCTACATCAAGATCAAGGTACTTAGGGAGAGAATCCAATTCGTCTATTACAAAGAAGGAGGAGAACCGAGAGAAGACTGCGAAGAAGCTGACAACAGAATTTGAAAATGTTAGCACTAGCAAGAAAAATGCTGCAGCATCTGTTGGCTTAAAAAGGAAGAGACTGGATGGCAGAACTTACAAATTATTATTCAAAAAGCAATATAAAGGAGGTACTGCATCGG ATCATTGTGAAGATGATGGTATTGATGGGGAGCATGGTTCTAAATCTCCATCTAGTTTGTTGCGTGAGGAAGACCTGGTTGCGCCTGAAGAAAGAGGAATCCTGTTCAATGAGCAGAAGAGCCTCCATATCCATCTAAAAGCTGAGATTGCAAAACTTTTTGGAGTGATAAAAGTTTCG GAAGTCATCAAGCATACTGCAGAAAAATTTCTGGAATATATTATGGAGAATCATCGTGTTAGTAAGGAACCTGAAACAATTTTGCAGGCTTTCCAGATATCTCTG TCTTGGATTGCAGCTTCAATCGCGAAGCAAAAGATTGACAAAGACGATATATTCTTGCTCGTAAAACAACAGTTACAGTTTAGATGCACTAAAGAAGAGGCAAACAATGTCTATCTGAAGCTGCGTTCCTTAAAGAAGATATTTTTGCAGAGATTGGATCAGAATGCTCCAAGATATCCTATATCATCAGTGAAATCTGTTAAAGAAGAGCCATACAAGGGAAGCATGTCGCAAACAGTAGTATCTACCCTACTGAATGTGAAAACCGATATCAAAGACAGGTTACTAGATAAAGGGTTCAGTGGTGAAGGCAGTGTAATTCCTAAGGAAAAACTTATGGATAGTCAAAGGGAAAAGGTCTTTAAGAAGGTTCAGTGCAGACTTGACAGGCAAATATCCATGCTGGGACAAAAGCAACTAGAAAAAATTGAGGAGTTCCATAGAATCTgggagaagaaaaaggaagagcTAGAGAAGGAGTACAGAATGGAGATAGCTGTTCTTCGCTCTATACATGGTCAGACTGCAGCAACTAAGGATAGACAAAAAGCATTAGAAACTGAGTTTGCAAGGAAAATGGAAGAGCACAAATGCCTTAAGGACAAGCAACTCAAAGAGCTTGAGGCTAATTTCTCTGCTATGAGGAATGAGGAGATGCATAATTCCCATTATGCGGTTGATGAGCTCCATTTGCTTGGATCTGATTCTGGGGACGGCATGAGGTGCTCCGAGGAAAGTTTAAATGTCTCTGACAGTAATCCCAAGACTGTTACCCCTGTATGTGGACAGCATGTTGAGTTACAGTGTCCGGACAATGTTGTCTCTGGCATGCATGGTGACGTGACAGCATCTGATGCACCTGCATCTTCTCAAGACGAGTGCCATGTTCTTCCTGTTCTATCTACTAATGTCTTCGAAGCTTCAGTTTCAGAAGAGCAAGCTGAGATCACCACCACGGGGAGAGCATTGGTTGCTGCAATTGAGCAGTCCAATGAAGCAGGTAATTCAGGTGGCAGTGGAGAGGAAATTGCTTGTAAGGTTCCTCTACTTTCCAAAGAACATACTGGTGAAGTCGCATCAGACGAGCGAAGTCGAGACTGTTCACTGGAAATATCTGAAGCTCCTCTTAACAAAGTTGTGGAACATGATCAAATTTCTGAAATAAATAACATTAATCAAGAACTGGGTACAGAAAATAATATTCCGGAAAATAATTCTGATTCACTAACTGTTGATGGAAACCAGAGAGACGAAATTAGCTTCGTTGATGGAAACCAATTAACTCCAGAGGAATCGCCAGCAGACTTGCCTTGTTTAGAAGCAGTTCCTTCTTCCGATAATGCTTGTTCTTTGCGGCAAAATTCT GTACATTTGGATGAATGTTCCCGGTCTTCAGGAGATAATGGATCACATGATAACAATGTGCTACTTAGTGGAAACCAGATTGGAATACAAACTGAACTTATTTCTGGACGGACTATAAACAACACTTCTGAAGCAATGTTAGCTGACAGTTGTGAGCAACATCGTACAGTAGGTGCTGATGTTCCCATTGCCACTCACCATACTCACAGAGAGAGTGCATCTCAAACCCATGTTGAAAGAAACTTTATTCCAATCCCTGGATCCTCCCCCCATGCAGCAGAACCTTTACATCAAGCTGTTTCTCCAGCTGGGGAAAATCTGGTGCCTCGTGCATCTGTTGTCTCAAACATAAGTGTTACTTGCAATCAATCAATCTTACCAGCAGTCAGCAGAGTGCATCCTCAATCCATTACTGATCTTCGTGCATCTTCTCAGAATACTGAAACTGCGTTTCAATTGGTTCATAGTTCCGCTGAGCTTTCTAGTCAAGCAGTCTCTCAACATAACGTTAATGTTGCCTTTTTTCAAGGATCTAACAATATGCCAGTGCATCCTGCCCATCAGATGGCCACTTGGAATTCAGCTCTTCCTTTCCATTCTGATCCCCTTCATATCATATGGGAAAGGGCACATAAAGAAAGAGAACAAGTGACAAAAGGCCACGAGGATATG AAATTGCATCTGAGAGCTGAGTGCGAGAAGGAAATAGAGGTTGTTGCTGCATCAATTCGTAAGAAATATGATTTAAAGCTTCAGGAGGCTGAGGCAGCATATCTTTTGAAGAAGAATGAGCTTGATATGAATCAGAAAATAGTTCTCATGAATAAGGCTCTGGCTAATGCTTTCAGATTTAAATGCATAGATCTTGAAGTTACTGGGCGTCCAGTTATGCAGGAag TTGTGCCTCCTGCTTATATGCAGCATCAGGTATGGTGGCAGCATAGTTTGAGGTCTTCTCCTATGACTGGTTCATCTTCTGCCAGCGAGCAAGCTTCAGCCCTAGCTTGTTTAAGATCTTCCCCAATCAGTGGTTTGTCTTCAGCTCGCCTACCTGTGGGGGGCCAGCCGACTCCTGTCCCATATTTACCAGTTGCTGATTATTCAATACATTCTGGGGGAACCTCTCGGCCTACATTAAGATCTCCACCTGCAGCTGATCAGCAGACTGCTGCTTTTAGTCATTCAACAGCATTTCCTACAGGAATTGTAACCCGGCCGCCTCTCATTAGCATAATCAGCCCTTCCAGGGGTAATCCTCGATTAGGTGGCGATATTCGTGCTCCAGCCCCTCATCTTCAGCCTTTCAGGGTACCTACATCAACCCTTGTTAGCAGCTCATCGACCCTTCCAAACGGTGTGCAAGGTCATCCACGACCTGTTAAGGTGGCTGCATCATCATGTTCACATCCGCAACTTTCATCTCTACGATCAACATCAGTCCCATTGCAAGTTTTGCATCATGAAATACAGCCACCCATAGTGCCACAATTAGCTGTAAATCTTTCGAATTCTGGGAGTACATCATTGGACCATGGACTTGGAGGAATGCCTGCTATACAGAATGCATATCTCTCTGCACGGGAATTGCTTCTAGACATGGAGAATCAATCTCGTGCAAACAGGCCTAATTTTATGCTACCTTTATCAGATATTGGCTGTAACATTGATTCAGTAGACCTATCTGACTTTCATTCACTGGGCAGTGTACAGGGAGGTTCTTCCTCTGCTGGGAAAGCTACTAAT CAGGTGCCAGTGAGGAAAAGCCAGAAGCTCTGGAGAAGCCGGAAGATAACGGACAAGATTGCAGTGCTGCAAAAGCTAGTTTCTCCCCGTGCCAAG GCTGATGCAGCAGCTTCAGTCCTCCATGAGGCTTACAACTCTATCAAGGCTCTTCAAGATCAGATTCAG AACTTGTGTAATATGGAAAGCACTTCTCACAACAGTGATTCCCTTTTTCACGCGCAG GGGGGAACAAATTGA